A stretch of Neisseria subflava DNA encodes these proteins:
- a CDS encoding LutB/LldF family L-lactate oxidation iron-sulfur protein has protein sequence MSSQTIKFHMKPETFKQNAAISLQDKPLRKSLRTAMDMLMTKRKAVLTDEEELQSLRDLCEHVRQRSLSKLPALLEQLEENLTKLGVKVHWAETPVEACQIIHNIITDKNGKLMVKGKSMVSEEIELNHYLQDQGIKAVESDLGEFIVQMAGEKPTHIVMPAIHKTKEQVSELFHQNLGTPLTDDVDQLTGFARKALRDIYSTADVGLSGVNFAVAETGTLCLVENEGNGRLSTTVPPVHIAITGIEKVVAKLSDVPPLYSLLPRSAIGQNITTYFNMITGPRRSEELDGPQEMHLVLLDNGRSQAYAEDQMRRTLQCIRCGACMNHCPVYTRIGGAAYGTTYPGPIGEIISPHLLGLDATRDLPTACTMCGACVEVCPVRIPITEQMQRLRVEAQRSPTEIVPHPIRGQGASHTFGEQMAWRTFDGIFSGSKAYRAFGWTATKFRALTPSKQLGWTDNRVPMKPAKKTLHQLMAEKLQKEKA, from the coding sequence ATGAGTTCTCAAACCATTAAATTCCATATGAAGCCGGAAACGTTCAAGCAAAACGCTGCGATTTCTTTGCAAGACAAGCCTCTGCGTAAAAGCTTGCGCACGGCGATGGATATGCTGATGACCAAGCGCAAAGCCGTTTTGACAGATGAAGAAGAGCTGCAAAGCCTGCGTGACTTGTGTGAACATGTCCGTCAGCGTTCGTTGTCCAAATTGCCTGCATTGCTGGAACAGCTGGAAGAAAACCTGACCAAGCTGGGCGTTAAAGTCCACTGGGCGGAAACCCCTGTCGAAGCCTGCCAAATCATTCACAACATCATTACCGATAAAAACGGCAAGCTGATGGTGAAAGGCAAATCTATGGTCAGCGAAGAGATTGAGCTGAACCATTATCTGCAAGACCAAGGCATTAAAGCGGTTGAGAGCGATTTGGGCGAGTTTATCGTTCAAATGGCCGGTGAGAAACCAACCCATATCGTGATGCCTGCCATTCATAAGACCAAAGAGCAGGTGAGCGAGCTTTTCCATCAAAACCTCGGTACGCCATTAACAGATGATGTAGACCAACTGACCGGATTTGCGCGTAAAGCCTTGCGCGATATTTACAGTACTGCCGATGTCGGTTTGAGCGGTGTGAACTTTGCCGTTGCTGAAACAGGCACTTTGTGTTTAGTTGAAAATGAAGGTAACGGCCGTTTGAGTACCACTGTACCGCCTGTGCACATTGCTATTACCGGCATTGAAAAAGTGGTTGCGAAGCTGTCGGATGTTCCGCCTTTGTACAGCCTGTTGCCACGTTCTGCCATCGGTCAGAACATTACCACTTATTTCAATATGATTACCGGCCCTCGCCGTAGCGAAGAGCTGGACGGCCCTCAAGAAATGCACTTGGTACTGCTTGATAACGGCCGTAGCCAAGCGTATGCAGAAGATCAAATGCGCCGTACTTTGCAATGCATCCGTTGCGGTGCGTGTATGAACCACTGTCCGGTTTATACCCGTATCGGTGGCGCGGCTTACGGTACGACTTATCCCGGCCCGATTGGCGAGATTATCTCTCCGCATTTGTTGGGCTTGGATGCGACACGCGATCTGCCGACTGCATGTACCATGTGTGGCGCCTGTGTTGAAGTTTGTCCGGTACGCATTCCGATTACCGAACAAATGCAACGTCTGCGTGTTGAAGCGCAACGTTCGCCAACCGAAATCGTTCCACATCCTATCCGTGGTCAAGGTGCATCGCATACTTTCGGCGAACAAATGGCATGGCGTACGTTTGACGGTATTTTCAGCGGCAGTAAAGCTTACCGTGCATTCGGTTGGACAGCCACTAAATTCCGCGCATTGACACCTAGCAAGCAGCTGGGTTGGACGGATAACCGTGTTCCGATGAAACCGGCTAAGAAAACGCTGCATCAACTGATGGCAGAAAAACTCCAGAAAGAAAAAGCATAA
- a CDS encoding alpha-amylase family protein has protein sequence MLTQAQQVDLTLHHLKERTLSIYTPEQRASIETSEDWKQFDRRLEEHFPKLMHELDNVYNNNEAVLPMLEQLIAQAWQSYSQRNSSLKDIDIARENDPDWILSNKQVGGVCYVDLFAGDLQGLKAKIPYFQELGLTYLHLMPLFKCPEGKSDGGYAVSSYRDVNPALGTIDDLRDVIAALHEAGISAVVDFIFNHTSNEHEWAKGCAAGNPLYDNFYYIFPDRWMPDQYDRTLREIFPDQHPGGFSQLEDGRWVWTTFNSFQWDLNYSNPWVFRAMAGEMMFLANLGVDILRMDAVAFIWKQMGTSCENLPQAHALIRAFNSVMRIAAPAVFFKSEAIVHPDQVVQYISQDECQIGYNPLQMALLWNTLATREVNLLHQALTYRHNLPDHTAWVNYVRSHDDIGWTFADEDASQFGIHGYDHRQFLNRFFVNHFDGSFARGIPFQYNPSTGDCRVSGTAAALVGLAQNDPHAVDRIKLLYSIALSTGGLPLIYLGDEVGTLNDDDWSQDSNKSDDSRWAHRPRYNEELYKQRHDSSTTAGQIFQGLRHMISIRQSNPRFNGGRLVTFNTNNKHIIGYMRNNALLAFGNFSEHAQTISAHTLQAMPFKAHDLISGQTVSLNQDLVLQPYQVMWLEIA, from the coding sequence ATGTTGACCCAGGCTCAACAGGTTGATTTGACCTTGCATCACCTTAAAGAACGCACCCTATCTATTTATACCCCCGAACAGCGTGCAAGCATCGAGACATCTGAAGACTGGAAACAGTTTGACAGACGACTTGAGGAACACTTCCCAAAACTGATGCACGAGCTGGACAATGTTTACAACAACAACGAAGCCGTCCTCCCCATGCTGGAGCAACTGATTGCCCAAGCATGGCAAAGCTATTCCCAACGCAACTCATCCTTAAAAGACATCGATATTGCGCGCGAAAACGATCCTGACTGGATTTTGTCCAACAAACAGGTTGGCGGCGTGTGCTACGTCGATTTGTTCGCAGGCGATCTGCAAGGCTTGAAAGCCAAAATCCCTTATTTCCAAGAATTGGGGCTGACCTATCTGCACCTGATGCCCCTGTTTAAATGCCCTGAAGGCAAAAGCGACGGCGGCTATGCAGTCAGTAGCTACCGCGATGTCAATCCAGCACTGGGGACAATAGACGACTTGCGCGATGTCATTGCCGCGCTGCACGAAGCAGGTATTTCCGCCGTTGTCGATTTCATCTTTAACCACACTTCTAACGAACACGAATGGGCAAAAGGCTGCGCCGCCGGCAATCCGCTCTACGACAACTTCTACTACATCTTCCCCGACCGCTGGATGCCCGACCAATACGACCGCACCCTGCGCGAAATCTTCCCTGACCAGCATCCGGGCGGATTCTCCCAATTAGAAGACGGACGCTGGGTGTGGACGACGTTCAATTCCTTCCAATGGGATTTGAATTACAGCAATCCTTGGGTGTTCCGCGCCATGGCGGGCGAAATGATGTTCCTTGCCAACTTGGGCGTTGATATTCTGCGCATGGACGCTGTTGCCTTTATTTGGAAGCAAATGGGCACAAGCTGCGAAAACCTGCCTCAGGCACACGCCCTGATTCGCGCGTTTAACTCTGTAATGCGTATCGCAGCGCCTGCCGTGTTCTTCAAATCCGAAGCCATCGTCCATCCTGACCAAGTTGTCCAATACATCAGCCAAGACGAATGCCAAATCGGCTACAACCCTCTGCAAATGGCATTGTTGTGGAACACGCTTGCCACACGCGAAGTCAACCTGCTCCATCAAGCACTGACCTACCGCCACAACCTGCCCGACCACACAGCATGGGTCAACTACGTCCGCAGTCATGACGACATCGGCTGGACATTCGCCGACGAAGACGCATCACAATTCGGCATCCACGGCTACGACCACCGCCAATTCCTCAACCGCTTCTTCGTCAACCATTTCGACGGCAGCTTCGCACGCGGTATACCGTTCCAATACAATCCAAGCACAGGCGACTGCCGCGTCAGCGGTACAGCCGCAGCATTGGTCGGCTTGGCTCAAAACGATCCGCATGCCGTTGACCGCATCAAACTCTTGTACAGCATTGCTTTGAGTACCGGCGGCCTGCCGCTGATTTACCTAGGCGACGAAGTGGGTACGCTCAATGACGACGACTGGTCGCAAGACAGTAATAAGAGCGACGACAGCCGCTGGGCACACCGTCCTCGTTACAATGAGGAGCTGTACAAGCAACGTCATGACAGCTCGACCACTGCCGGTCAAATCTTCCAAGGTTTGCGCCATATGATTTCCATCCGCCAAAGCAATCCGCGCTTTAATGGCGGCAGGTTGGTCACCTTCAATACCAACAACAAACACATCATCGGCTACATGCGCAACAACGCGCTTTTGGCATTCGGCAACTTCAGCGAACATGCGCAAACCATCAGTGCGCACACCCTGCAGGCCATGCCGTTTAAAGCGCACGATTTGATCAGCGGTCAAACCGTTTCTCTGAATCAGGACTTGGTACTGCAACCCTATCAAGTCATGTGGCTTGAAATTGCATAA
- a CDS encoding amino acid ABC transporter ATP-binding protein yields the protein MIKIRNIHKTFGENTILRGIDLDVGKGQVVVILGPSGSGKTTFLRCLNALEMPEQGQIEFANAQPLSIDFSKKPSKHDILALRRKSGMVFQQYNLFPHKTALENVMEGPVAVQGKPVAKAREEAVKLLEKVGLGDKIDLYPYQLSGGQQQRVGIARALAIQPELMLFDEPTSALDPELVQDVLDTMKELAQEGWTMVVVTHEIKFALEVATTVVVMDGGVIVEQGSPQDLFNHPKHERTQKFLRQIRADNTDLQI from the coding sequence ATGATTAAAATCCGCAATATCCATAAGACCTTTGGCGAAAATACCATTTTGCGCGGCATCGATTTGGATGTTGGCAAAGGACAAGTGGTGGTTATCCTAGGCCCTTCCGGCTCAGGCAAAACCACATTTCTACGCTGTTTAAACGCTTTAGAAATGCCTGAACAAGGTCAGATCGAATTTGCCAATGCGCAGCCGTTAAGCATCGATTTTTCTAAAAAACCAAGCAAACACGATATTTTGGCACTGCGCCGCAAATCCGGCATGGTGTTCCAACAATACAACCTCTTTCCGCACAAAACCGCGTTGGAAAACGTCATGGAAGGGCCGGTTGCCGTACAAGGTAAGCCTGTCGCCAAAGCGCGTGAAGAGGCTGTCAAATTGCTTGAAAAAGTCGGTTTGGGCGATAAGATTGACCTCTACCCCTACCAACTTTCCGGCGGTCAACAGCAACGCGTCGGCATTGCCCGAGCATTGGCGATTCAGCCTGAACTGATGCTGTTTGACGAACCGACTTCCGCGCTTGACCCTGAATTGGTACAAGATGTTTTGGATACCATGAAGGAATTGGCACAAGAAGGCTGGACCATGGTTGTCGTTACGCATGAAATCAAATTCGCCTTAGAAGTGGCAACCACTGTTGTCGTGATGGACGGCGGTGTTATTGTCGAACAAGGCAGCCCGCAAGATTTGTTCAATCATCCCAAACATGAGCGGACACAAAAATTCCTGCGCCAAATCCGTGCGGACAATACCGATCTTCAAATTTAA
- a CDS encoding nucleolar protein has translation MTSTIKQAGYFLVSSFVLGISLHAAAAVYSCGNGSYTSEPKSSCAQAELPKISGHQGSGYHLNIRSLNASDERASAKPKKKARAEKSDKQEKKADKPSKNKNSAKAKKQQPMPSEQE, from the coding sequence ATGACTTCAACCATCAAACAAGCCGGATACTTCCTCGTATCCTCTTTTGTCTTGGGCATTTCTCTTCACGCAGCCGCCGCAGTTTATTCCTGCGGCAACGGCAGCTATACTTCCGAACCCAAATCCTCCTGTGCACAGGCCGAATTGCCTAAAATCAGCGGCCATCAAGGCAGCGGTTACCACCTCAACATCCGCAGCCTCAATGCCTCCGATGAACGCGCAAGTGCAAAGCCTAAGAAAAAGGCACGCGCGGAAAAATCCGATAAACAAGAGAAAAAAGCCGACAAACCGAGCAAAAACAAAAACAGTGCAAAAGCTAAAAAACAGCAGCCCATGCCGTCTGAACAAGAATAA
- a CDS encoding (Fe-S)-binding protein, with product MSAIKPPQITVFDSKPTDAYFFGTCVLDLFMPEAGMDAITLIEQQGIRIHYPMEQSCCGQPAYSSGHPKEAFDVAKAQLDLFPENWPIVVPSGSCGGMMKHHWPTLFKGTEYEQKAIDCANRIIEFTHFLLAIGYKPEDKGEPVKVAVHTSCAARREMNVHLSGWQLIDGMENVERIVHDHESECCGFGGTFSVKQADISGAMVTDKVAALKETGATEIISADCGCMMNIGGKIAKDEPNMPRPKHIASFLLERTGGKA from the coding sequence ATGAGCGCAATCAAACCACCACAAATCACCGTATTCGACAGCAAGCCAACCGATGCTTATTTCTTCGGTACTTGCGTTCTCGACCTTTTCATGCCGGAAGCAGGCATGGATGCCATCACTTTAATCGAACAACAGGGTATCCGTATCCATTATCCGATGGAACAAAGCTGCTGCGGCCAACCGGCCTATTCGTCAGGCCATCCTAAAGAAGCCTTTGATGTTGCCAAAGCGCAACTGGATTTATTCCCTGAAAATTGGCCGATTGTCGTGCCTTCCGGTTCTTGCGGCGGCATGATGAAACACCACTGGCCGACTTTGTTCAAAGGTACCGAGTACGAGCAAAAAGCGATTGATTGCGCCAACCGTATCATTGAATTTACCCACTTCCTGCTGGCGATTGGTTACAAACCTGAAGATAAAGGCGAGCCGGTTAAAGTGGCCGTTCATACTTCCTGCGCGGCACGTCGTGAGATGAATGTCCATTTGTCAGGCTGGCAGTTGATTGACGGCATGGAAAATGTTGAACGTATCGTTCACGACCATGAAAGCGAGTGCTGCGGTTTTGGCGGTACATTCTCTGTGAAACAAGCTGATATTTCCGGCGCGATGGTAACCGACAAAGTTGCAGCCTTAAAAGAAACAGGCGCAACTGAAATCATCAGTGCGGATTGCGGCTGCATGATGAATATCGGCGGCAAAATTGCTAAAGACGAACCCAATATGCCGCGTCCGAAACATATTGCATCTTTCCTGTTGGAACGTACCGGAGGTAAAGCATGA
- a CDS encoding LutC/YkgG family protein, whose amino-acid sequence MSARENILAKLKKADALPMEEPPVFDYYREMGVSWANDVERLKHWAAAMRAVKTEIYWVTKSNWPQVFRQAAEGKGLKNILLPLETEHGQLARAALADTNIEPRGFERKIDDWKNEFFTDIEAGFSGSKCGIARTGTIMLESSPLEPRSLSLVPPVHFCLFDTSKMYNEFHNAVEGEKLVEKGMPTNVILISGPSKTADIQLTLAYGAHGPRDLVVLAVLPDHISPADLEEKA is encoded by the coding sequence ATGAGCGCGCGCGAAAATATTTTAGCGAAACTGAAAAAAGCCGATGCCTTGCCGATGGAAGAACCGCCGGTTTTTGATTATTACCGTGAAATGGGTGTTTCTTGGGCAAACGATGTCGAACGCTTGAAACATTGGGCGGCTGCCATGCGTGCCGTCAAAACTGAAATCTATTGGGTTACCAAATCCAACTGGCCGCAAGTATTCCGTCAAGCAGCCGAAGGCAAAGGCTTGAAAAACATTCTGCTACCATTGGAAACAGAACATGGTCAGCTGGCCCGTGCAGCTTTGGCCGATACCAATATTGAACCTCGTGGTTTTGAGCGAAAAATCGACGACTGGAAAAACGAATTCTTTACCGATATCGAGGCTGGTTTTAGCGGCTCTAAATGCGGTATTGCCCGTACCGGTACTATTATGCTGGAGTCCAGCCCTCTTGAGCCGCGCAGCCTGAGTTTGGTTCCGCCTGTACATTTCTGCTTGTTTGACACCAGCAAAATGTACAACGAATTCCATAATGCTGTTGAAGGTGAAAAACTGGTAGAAAAAGGCATGCCTACCAACGTTATTTTGATTTCCGGTCCGTCTAAGACTGCCGATATTCAATTGACTTTGGCCTATGGTGCACACGGCCCGCGCGATTTGGTGGTTTTGGCCGTTCTGCCTGATCATATTTCCCCTGCTGATTTGGAGGAAAAAGCATGA
- a CDS encoding ATP-binding cassette domain-containing protein: MIEIKKLTLQRGLKVLLDKADAVINPGQRVGLIGKNGTGKSSLFALIKGEITQDGGEILIPKTWRLASVSQETPDLDISALDYVLQGDAELQAFQTALAQAEAQNDGMKQAEYHAKLEEIDAYTAPARAAKLLNGLGFAQEEHTRPVKSFSGGWRMRLNLAQALICRADLLLLDEPTNHLDLETVLWLENHLASLPCTQIIISHDRDFLNATTTQTIELSQQKLTQYGGNYDFYQAERAQRLVQQQAAYVKQQAQIKHLQSFIDRFKAKATKAVQAQSRMKALAKLERIAPAHLDSEFSFEFANPTHLPNPLLKLDHADLGYGDNTVLHDITLSLESGARYGLLGVNGSGKSTFIKALAGKIDLLSGSIVRSEKLNIGYFAQHQLDTLRTDQSPVWHIQQLSPEVREQEIRNFLGGFNFVGDMAIQKTEPFSGGEKARLALAMIIWQKPNLLLLDEPTNHLDSDMRHALTLALQSFQGALIVVSHDRSLLEATTDSFLLIDKGRLNNFDGDLNDYRQWRLAQENAAAAPAASAQSQSRKDTKRIEAQIRQEKAKRSKPIQQKIDKAEKEIARLTDIQTACEAFLAQESAYSEENKPKLQETLAQLTETKVKLTQLEENWLQWQEELEQIQVDVEAEFSQ; this comes from the coding sequence ATGATAGAAATTAAAAAACTCACCCTGCAACGCGGTTTGAAAGTCCTGCTCGATAAAGCCGATGCCGTAATCAACCCCGGCCAACGCGTTGGTTTAATCGGCAAAAACGGTACGGGGAAATCCAGCCTGTTTGCGCTGATAAAAGGTGAAATCACACAAGATGGCGGCGAAATCCTTATTCCCAAAACATGGCGTCTGGCTTCCGTCTCTCAAGAAACGCCTGATTTAGATATTTCCGCTTTAGACTACGTTTTGCAAGGCGATGCCGAATTACAGGCTTTTCAGACGGCTTTGGCCCAAGCAGAAGCGCAAAACGACGGCATGAAGCAAGCCGAATATCACGCCAAACTTGAAGAAATCGATGCCTACACTGCTCCGGCACGCGCCGCCAAACTGCTTAACGGCTTAGGTTTTGCACAAGAAGAACATACCCGCCCCGTCAAATCTTTTTCCGGCGGCTGGCGTATGCGCCTCAACCTTGCCCAAGCGCTGATTTGTCGTGCCGATTTGCTGCTTTTGGACGAACCAACCAACCACTTGGATTTAGAAACCGTATTGTGGCTGGAAAACCATCTCGCCTCCCTGCCCTGTACGCAAATCATCATCTCCCATGACCGCGACTTCTTGAATGCCACCACAACGCAGACCATCGAGCTGTCGCAACAAAAACTGACCCAATACGGCGGCAATTACGATTTCTACCAAGCCGAACGCGCCCAACGTCTGGTGCAACAACAAGCCGCCTACGTCAAACAGCAGGCGCAAATCAAACATCTGCAATCCTTTATCGACCGTTTCAAAGCCAAAGCCACAAAGGCCGTACAAGCTCAAAGCCGCATGAAGGCATTAGCCAAGCTCGAGCGCATCGCTCCTGCGCATTTGGATAGCGAGTTTTCCTTTGAGTTTGCCAATCCGACCCACCTGCCCAATCCATTATTAAAACTCGACCATGCCGACTTGGGTTATGGTGATAATACCGTTTTGCACGATATCACCTTGTCTCTGGAAAGCGGGGCACGTTACGGCCTGTTGGGCGTTAACGGCAGCGGTAAATCTACATTTATCAAAGCATTGGCAGGAAAAATCGATTTACTTTCCGGCAGCATCGTCCGCTCCGAAAAGCTCAATATCGGCTATTTTGCCCAACATCAACTGGATACTTTACGCACCGACCAAAGTCCGGTTTGGCATATCCAACAGCTTTCGCCCGAAGTCCGCGAACAGGAAATCCGCAACTTTTTAGGCGGTTTCAACTTTGTTGGCGATATGGCGATTCAAAAGACCGAGCCTTTTTCGGGCGGTGAAAAAGCTCGGCTTGCCCTTGCCATGATTATCTGGCAAAAACCTAATCTGCTCCTGCTTGACGAACCGACCAACCACCTAGACTCGGATATGCGCCACGCCCTGACACTTGCCCTGCAAAGTTTCCAAGGCGCATTGATTGTTGTTTCGCACGACCGCAGCCTGCTTGAAGCGACTACCGATAGTTTCCTCCTTATTGACAAAGGTCGTCTGAACAACTTCGACGGCGATTTGAACGACTACCGTCAATGGCGGTTGGCACAAGAAAACGCTGCAGCAGCCCCCGCCGCTTCTGCACAAAGCCAAAGCCGTAAGGATACAAAGCGCATAGAAGCACAAATCCGTCAGGAAAAAGCCAAACGCAGCAAACCGATTCAGCAGAAGATCGACAAAGCCGAAAAAGAAATCGCACGATTGACTGATATTCAGACGGCCTGTGAAGCATTTTTGGCACAAGAATCTGCTTATTCAGAAGAAAATAAACCCAAATTGCAAGAGACACTCGCACAATTAACAGAAACTAAAGTAAAATTAACGCAACTGGAAGAAAACTGGCTGCAATGGCAGGAAGAGCTTGAGCAAATCCAAGTTGATGTCGAAGCCGAGTTTTCCCAATAA
- a CDS encoding amino acid ABC transporter permease — protein sequence MLNNFLASLPFMTETRADMLISAFWPMVKAGFAVSLPLAIASFVIGMIIAVAVALVRIMPSGGIFQKCLLKLVEFYISVIRGTPLLVQLVIVFYGLPSVGIYIDPIPAAIIGFSLNVGAYASETIRAAILSVPKGQWEAGFSIGMTYMQTFRRIVAPQAFRVAVPPLSNEFIGLFKNTSLAAVVTVTELFRVAQETANRTYDFLPVYIEAALVYWCFCKVLFLIQARLEKRFDRYVAK from the coding sequence GTGTTAAATAATTTCCTTGCCTCTCTGCCGTTTATGACGGAAACACGCGCTGATATGCTCATCAGCGCGTTTTGGCCTATGGTCAAAGCCGGCTTCGCAGTATCTTTGCCTTTGGCTATCGCTTCTTTCGTTATCGGCATGATTATTGCCGTAGCCGTTGCTTTGGTGCGAATCATGCCCTCCGGCGGCATTTTCCAAAAATGCTTGCTGAAGCTGGTTGAATTTTATATTTCCGTCATTCGCGGTACGCCGCTTTTGGTGCAATTGGTCATCGTATTCTATGGTTTGCCTTCCGTCGGCATCTATATCGATCCGATTCCTGCCGCCATCATCGGCTTTTCGCTCAATGTCGGCGCATACGCTTCCGAAACCATACGCGCGGCAATTTTGTCCGTACCTAAAGGCCAATGGGAAGCAGGTTTCTCCATCGGTATGACCTATATGCAGACTTTCCGCCGCATTGTCGCACCGCAGGCATTCCGCGTTGCCGTACCGCCTTTGAGCAATGAATTTATCGGCTTGTTCAAAAACACCTCGCTTGCCGCCGTGGTAACAGTAACAGAGCTTTTCCGTGTCGCCCAAGAGACGGCAAACCGTACTTATGACTTCTTACCGGTTTATATCGAAGCCGCATTGGTTTATTGGTGCTTCTGCAAAGTGCTGTTTCTGATTCAGGCGCGTTTGGAAAAACGTTTCGACCGCTATGTCGCCAAATAA
- the tig gene encoding trigger factor, giving the protein MSVTVETLENLERKVVLSLPWSKINAETEKKLKQTQRRAKIDGFRPGKAPFKMIAQMYGASAQNDVINELVQREFYEVAVAQELKVAGYPRFEAVEEQDDQESFKVAAIFEVFPEVTIGDLSAQEVEKVTATVGDAEVDQTVEILRKQRTRFNHVDREAQNGDRVIIDFEGKIDGEPFAGGASKNYAFVLGAGQMLPEFEAGVVGMKAGESKDVTVNFPEDYHGKDVAGKSAVFTITLNNVSEATLPEVDADFAKALGIEDGDVAKMREEVKKNVSREVERRIGEQTKESVMNALLKAADLQVPVTLVNEEAARLANEMKQNFVNQGMADAANLDLPLDMFKEQAERRVSLGLILAKLVEENKLEPTEDQIKAVVANFAESYEDPQEVIDWYYAEPSRLQGPTSLAVESNVVDFVLSKAKVTEKALSFDEVMGAQA; this is encoded by the coding sequence ATGAGCGTAACTGTTGAAACTTTAGAAAATCTGGAACGCAAAGTAGTATTGTCTCTGCCTTGGTCCAAAATCAACGCAGAAACTGAGAAAAAACTGAAACAAACCCAACGCCGTGCAAAAATTGACGGCTTCCGTCCGGGTAAAGCACCGTTCAAAATGATTGCCCAAATGTACGGTGCAAGCGCACAAAACGACGTTATCAACGAATTGGTACAACGCGAATTCTACGAAGTTGCCGTTGCCCAAGAATTGAAAGTTGCCGGTTACCCACGCTTTGAAGCCGTTGAAGAACAAGACGATCAAGAGTCTTTCAAAGTTGCCGCTATTTTTGAAGTTTTCCCTGAAGTAACTATTGGCGACCTGTCTGCCCAAGAAGTAGAAAAAGTTACTGCGACTGTTGGCGATGCCGAAGTTGACCAAACTGTAGAAATCCTGCGTAAACAACGCACCCGCTTCAACCATGTTGACCGCGAAGCCCAAAACGGCGACCGCGTCATCATCGACTTTGAAGGCAAAATCGACGGCGAACCTTTCGCTGGCGGCGCGTCTAAAAACTACGCTTTCGTATTGGGCGCAGGTCAAATGCTGCCTGAATTCGAAGCTGGTGTTGTCGGCATGAAAGCCGGTGAAAGCAAAGATGTTACCGTAAACTTCCCTGAAGACTACCATGGTAAAGATGTTGCCGGTAAATCTGCCGTATTCACCATCACTCTGAACAACGTTTCTGAAGCTACTTTGCCTGAAGTTGACGCAGACTTCGCTAAAGCTTTGGGTATTGAAGACGGCGACGTTGCCAAAATGCGTGAAGAAGTGAAGAAAAACGTTAGCCGCGAAGTTGAGCGCCGCATCGGTGAACAAACTAAAGAATCTGTAATGAACGCCCTGCTCAAAGCAGCCGATTTGCAAGTTCCTGTTACTTTGGTCAACGAAGAAGCCGCCCGCTTGGCAAACGAAATGAAACAAAACTTCGTTAACCAAGGTATGGCTGACGCTGCCAACTTGGATCTGCCTTTGGATATGTTCAAAGAACAAGCAGAACGCCGCGTTTCTTTGGGCCTGATTTTGGCTAAATTGGTTGAAGAAAACAAACTTGAGCCAACTGAAGACCAAATCAAAGCCGTTGTTGCCAACTTTGCTGAAAGCTACGAAGATCCTCAAGAAGTTATCGACTGGTACTACGCAGAGCCTTCCCGCCTGCAAGGTCCGACTTCTTTGGCAGTAGAAAGCAACGTTGTTGATTTCGTTCTGAGCAAAGCTAAAGTAACTGAAAAAGCGCTGTCTTTTGACGAAGTAATGGGCGCACAAGCTTAA
- a CDS encoding amino acid ABC transporter substrate-binding protein, protein MLKKFVLGSIAAVVLAACGGEGSNSASSAPAQSGAASGSLIERINNKGTITVGTEGTYAPFTYHDKDGKLTGYDVEVTRAVADKLGIKVEFKETQWDSMMAGLKAGRFDVVANQVGLTSPERQATFDKSEPYSWSGAVLVARKDSNIKSIDDIKGVKTAQSLTSNYGEKAKAAGAELVPVDGLAQSLTLIEQKRADATLNDELAVLDYLKKNPNAGVQIVWSAPADEKVGSGLIVNKGNDEALAKFSTAMTELKADGTLKKLGEQFFGKDISVK, encoded by the coding sequence ATGTTGAAAAAATTCGTACTTGGCAGCATCGCCGCAGTAGTTTTGGCAGCTTGCGGCGGCGAAGGCAGCAACTCAGCTTCTTCTGCTCCGGCACAATCCGGTGCGGCCTCCGGTTCACTAATTGAGCGTATCAACAACAAAGGTACCATCACTGTCGGTACGGAAGGTACTTACGCACCATTCACCTACCACGACAAAGACGGCAAACTGACCGGCTACGATGTCGAAGTAACCCGCGCAGTTGCCGACAAACTGGGCATCAAAGTTGAATTTAAAGAAACACAATGGGACTCCATGATGGCAGGTTTAAAAGCCGGCCGTTTTGACGTGGTTGCCAACCAAGTCGGCCTGACCAGCCCTGAGCGTCAAGCGACCTTTGACAAATCCGAGCCTTACAGCTGGAGCGGTGCCGTATTGGTTGCCCGTAAAGACAGCAACATCAAATCCATCGACGACATTAAAGGCGTAAAAACCGCACAATCCCTGACCAGCAACTATGGCGAAAAAGCCAAAGCTGCGGGCGCAGAACTCGTACCGGTAGATGGTTTGGCGCAATCGCTGACCCTGATTGAACAAAAACGTGCCGACGCAACCCTGAACGACGAATTGGCGGTATTGGATTACCTGAAGAAAAACCCAAATGCCGGCGTACAAATCGTTTGGTCTGCCCCTGCTGACGAAAAAGTCGGCTCCGGCTTGATTGTCAATAAAGGCAATGATGAAGCATTGGCCAAATTCAGCACAGCCATGACTGAACTGAAAGCCGACGGCACGCTGAAAAAACTGGGCGAACAATTCTTCGGAAAAGACATCAGTGTTAAATAA